A single Dermacentor albipictus isolate Rhodes 1998 colony chromosome 3, USDA_Dalb.pri_finalv2, whole genome shotgun sequence DNA region contains:
- the LOC135919171 gene encoding uncharacterized protein: MWRLELCRRSSAPLLPLIAATLVLATTVSCAAGGVRPSSSSSPTSASGTKKTEIWQIDLLPDNGGGRGAGHGGGNGGGFGPVAPLQPPPVIHHHHHQANDRGAVGGGVHHVGNMGLHTFATAGGGESYEQPIPLHAIVHNPMQVDPTSRWPSSSDCAMTNRDMSAAAPLVALFVGLALALPMLGLLFIAKMHLLSALTGSSGTHTVTTSVGGRKEDALERRLADAWPAFRDAVSKYVLDGRSVGTTKNMTAHSM, translated from the exons ATGTGGCGGCTGGAGCTCTGCAGGCGCTCCTCAGCTCCTCTCCTTCCACTGATCGCGGCAACTCTCGTCCTGGCGACGACGGTTTCCTGTGCTGCGGGCGGTGTTCGaccgtcctcgtcgtcgtcgccgaCGAGTGCATCGGGCACCAAGAAGACCGAAATCTGGCAGATCGACTTGCTGCCCGATAACGGAGGCGGCCGGGGCGCCGGCCACGGGGGCGGAAATGGTGGCGGCTTCGGGCCCGTCGCACCCCTGCAACCACCGCCGgtcatccaccaccaccaccaccaagcgAACGACAGGGGCGCAGTCGGTGGAGGCGTTCATCACGTGGGAAACATGGGCCTGCACACGTTCGCAACGGCGGGCGGTGGCGAGTCTTACGAGCAGCCGATACCGCTTCACGCCATCGTGCACAACCCGATGCAG GTCGACCCGACGTCCAGGTGGCCGTCAAGCTCGGACTGCGCCATGACCAACAGGGACATGTCGGCGGCGGCGCCTCTCGTCGCGCTGTTCGTGGGACTGGCGCTGGCGCTGCCCATGCTGGGCCTGCTGTTCATCGCCAAAATGCACCTCTTGTCGGCGCTGACGGGGTCCTCGGGCACCCACACGGTCACCACCAGCGTGGGCGGACGCAAGGAGGACGCGCTGGAGCGTCGGCTGGCCGACGCCTGGCCCGCCTTTCGAGACGCCGTCAGCAAATATGTGCTCGACGGCCGGTCCGTCGGGACAACCAAGAACATGACAGCGCATTCCATGTAG